A region from the Fibrobacter sp. UWR2 genome encodes:
- a CDS encoding O-acetylhomoserine aminocarboxypropyltransferase/cysteine synthase family protein — protein sequence MTTQNKLHFETLQLHVGQEQADPATDSRAVPIYQTTSYVFHSAQHASDRFHLKDAGNIYGRLTNTTQDVFEKRIAALEGGIAGLAVASGAAALTYAITALARKGDHVVAQRTIYGGTYNLLQHTLRPFGIDTTFVNTRDLKEVESSIKDNTKLVLIETLGNPHSDIPDIEAISEIAHKHKIPVLIDNTFGTPYLIRPLEHGADIVIHSATKFIGGHGTTLGGIIVDGGKFDWAASGKFPQFTETNPSYGVPFTAAAGAAAYIVYIRAILLRDEGAAISPFNAFLLLQGTETLSLRLDRHVENTKKVLEFLVKHPKVAKVNHPSFADHPDHKLYERYFPNGGGSIFTFDVKGGQEEAFKFIDSLKIFSLLANVADVKSLVVHPYTTTHSELTPEELAAAGISPATIRLSIGTEHYEDIINDLDQALNNI from the coding sequence ATGACAACACAGAACAAACTCCATTTCGAAACGCTTCAGCTCCACGTTGGCCAGGAACAGGCAGACCCCGCAACCGATTCCCGCGCGGTTCCTATTTACCAGACCACCTCTTACGTTTTCCACAGCGCTCAGCACGCCTCTGACCGCTTCCATCTGAAAGATGCGGGCAACATCTACGGCCGCCTCACCAACACGACGCAGGACGTTTTTGAAAAGCGCATCGCCGCTCTCGAAGGCGGTATCGCTGGCCTCGCCGTCGCTTCCGGTGCAGCTGCCCTCACTTACGCCATCACGGCTCTCGCCCGCAAGGGTGACCACGTGGTTGCCCAGCGCACCATCTACGGCGGCACCTACAACCTCTTGCAGCACACGCTCCGCCCGTTCGGCATCGACACTACGTTCGTGAACACCCGCGACCTGAAGGAAGTCGAAAGCTCCATCAAGGACAACACGAAGCTCGTGCTCATCGAAACTCTCGGCAACCCGCACTCCGACATCCCGGATATCGAAGCGATTTCTGAAATCGCCCACAAGCACAAGATTCCGGTGCTCATCGACAACACCTTCGGTACTCCTTACCTGATCCGCCCGCTGGAACACGGCGCCGACATCGTGATCCACTCCGCCACCAAGTTCATCGGCGGTCACGGTACGACCCTTGGCGGCATCATCGTCGATGGTGGCAAGTTTGACTGGGCTGCAAGTGGCAAGTTCCCGCAGTTCACCGAAACGAACCCGAGCTACGGCGTTCCGTTTACCGCTGCTGCCGGCGCTGCTGCCTACATCGTTTACATCCGCGCTATTCTCCTCCGCGACGAAGGTGCTGCGATTTCCCCGTTCAACGCTTTCCTCCTGCTTCAGGGCACCGAAACGCTTTCGCTCCGCCTTGACCGCCATGTGGAAAACACCAAGAAGGTTCTCGAGTTCCTCGTGAAGCACCCGAAGGTCGCGAAGGTGAACCACCCGAGCTTTGCCGACCATCCGGACCACAAGCTTTACGAACGCTACTTCCCGAACGGCGGCGGTTCCATCTTCACGTTCGACGTGAAGGGCGGCCAGGAAGAAGCCTTCAAGTTCATCGATAGCCTCAAGATTTTCAGCTTGCTCGCTAACGTCGCCGACGTGAAGAGCCTTGTGGTTCACCCGTACACCACGACCCACTCGGAACTCACTCCGGAAGAACTCGCCGCTGCAGGCATTTCTCCGGCAACGATCCGCCTCTCCATCGGTACGGAACACTACGAAGATATCATCAACGACCTTGACCAGGCATTGAACAACATTTAA
- the cysK gene encoding cysteine synthase A codes for MSKIYTSADQLIGHTPLLELTHVEEGLGAKILAKLEYFNPAGSVKDRIAKAMLDDAEKSGKLKKGAVIIEPTSGNTGIGLASVAAARGYRIIIVMPETMSVERRQLMKAYGAELVLTEGAKGMKGAIAKADELAKEIPNSFIPGQFVNPANPAAHKATTGPEIWEDTDGKVDIFVAGVGTGGTVSGVGEYLKSQNPNVKVVAVEPASSPVLSKGVAGSHKIQGIGAGFVPDTLNTKVYDEIIAVENEAAFEAGREIGKKEGVLVGISSGAALWAAKELAKRPENKGKTIVALLPDTGDRYLSTALFAD; via the coding sequence ATGTCAAAAATTTATACCTCTGCCGACCAGCTCATTGGTCACACCCCGCTTCTCGAACTCACCCACGTCGAAGAAGGCCTCGGCGCCAAGATTTTGGCGAAGCTCGAATACTTCAACCCCGCAGGTTCCGTGAAGGACCGTATCGCCAAGGCGATGCTCGATGACGCCGAAAAGAGCGGAAAGCTCAAGAAGGGCGCTGTCATCATCGAACCGACTTCCGGTAACACCGGCATTGGTCTTGCTTCCGTCGCCGCTGCCCGCGGTTACCGCATCATCATCGTGATGCCGGAGACCATGAGCGTGGAACGCCGCCAGCTGATGAAGGCCTACGGTGCCGAACTTGTGCTCACCGAAGGTGCGAAGGGCATGAAGGGCGCTATTGCCAAGGCCGATGAACTTGCTAAGGAAATTCCGAACAGCTTCATCCCGGGCCAGTTCGTGAACCCGGCCAACCCGGCTGCCCACAAGGCTACCACTGGCCCCGAAATCTGGGAAGATACCGATGGCAAGGTGGACATCTTTGTTGCCGGTGTCGGTACGGGTGGTACTGTTTCTGGCGTGGGTGAATACCTCAAGAGTCAGAACCCGAACGTGAAGGTCGTGGCCGTTGAACCTGCCAGCTCTCCGGTGCTCAGCAAGGGCGTCGCAGGCTCCCACAAGATCCAGGGCATCGGTGCGGGCTTCGTTCCTGATACGCTCAACACCAAGGTCTACGACGAAATCATCGCTGTCGAAAATGAAGCTGCTTTCGAAGCCGGCCGCGAAATCGGCAAAAAGGAAGGCGTGCTCGTGGGTATTTCTTCCGGCGCTGCTCTCTGGGCTGCAAAGGAACTCGCAAAGCGCCCCGAAAACAAGGGTAAGACGATTGTCGCTCTCCTCCCGGATACCGGCGACCGCTATCTCTCTACCGCCTTGTTCGCAGATTAG
- a CDS encoding phosphomannomutase: MSVTMQEVMKQSGVAFGTSGARGLVTAMTDRVCYVYARSFIKYCEQSYKCEHAIAIAGDLRPSTERILKALVKAGEDSAWKVVYCGRIPSPAIALYGIDKALPTIMVTGSHIPADRNGIKFNHPQGEISKKDEQGIVSQAVDFDENIFDANGMLKNAPALPAVEMEAEENYCKRYPEFFGTKALQGLTIGVYQHSAVGRDIVVKVLESLGATVKPFARSETFIPVDTEAIRKEDEELAREFAHKDFVDAIFSTDGDSDRPLLADDVGMWLRGDVLGILAAQALGVKRIATPVSCNTSLEKCGSFEKICRTRIGSPYVIAGMESLVDNADASVSVAGYEANGGFLLQTNLTREFIDSDGRGGEMRATRTLPALPTRDALLPMIAVMVRVREERMCVVDLLKKLPKRFTVSDRLKEFPTEISKAKLAEIREQKLGAKLFGSLTAKPSKFKPKDGSTPRPFHGEVVAIDETDGYRMEFDSGDIVHLRPSGNAPEFRCYVETEAKDRSDELLAGCMKVMEGWRK, translated from the coding sequence ATGAGCGTTACGATGCAAGAAGTGATGAAACAGTCCGGCGTGGCATTCGGCACGAGCGGAGCCCGCGGCCTGGTGACCGCGATGACGGACCGCGTGTGCTATGTTTATGCACGCTCGTTCATCAAGTACTGCGAACAGAGCTACAAGTGTGAACACGCGATTGCGATTGCGGGTGACTTGCGCCCGAGTACGGAACGCATTTTGAAGGCGCTCGTGAAGGCGGGCGAGGACAGCGCGTGGAAGGTTGTGTACTGCGGTCGCATTCCGAGCCCGGCGATTGCGCTGTACGGCATCGACAAGGCGCTCCCGACCATCATGGTGACGGGCAGCCACATTCCGGCCGACCGCAACGGCATCAAGTTCAACCACCCGCAGGGTGAAATTTCCAAGAAGGACGAACAGGGAATCGTCTCGCAGGCGGTGGACTTTGACGAAAATATTTTTGATGCGAACGGCATGCTGAAAAATGCGCCCGCTCTCCCGGCAGTCGAGATGGAAGCCGAAGAAAATTACTGCAAGCGCTATCCGGAATTTTTCGGTACCAAAGCCTTGCAGGGCCTTACCATTGGCGTGTATCAGCATTCCGCCGTGGGCCGCGACATCGTGGTGAAGGTCTTGGAAAGCCTGGGCGCTACGGTGAAGCCTTTTGCCCGCAGTGAAACTTTTATTCCGGTGGATACGGAAGCGATTCGCAAAGAAGATGAAGAACTTGCCCGCGAATTTGCGCACAAGGATTTTGTGGATGCGATTTTCAGTACCGACGGCGATAGCGACCGCCCGCTCTTGGCAGACGATGTGGGCATGTGGCTGCGTGGCGACGTGCTGGGCATCCTCGCTGCCCAGGCGCTTGGCGTCAAGCGCATTGCAACTCCGGTGAGTTGCAATACGTCGCTCGAAAAATGCGGCAGCTTCGAGAAGATTTGCCGCACGCGCATCGGTAGCCCGTATGTAATCGCCGGCATGGAAAGCCTGGTCGACAATGCCGACGCATCCGTGTCCGTCGCAGGCTACGAGGCCAACGGCGGCTTTTTGCTGCAGACGAATTTAACGCGCGAATTTATTGATAGCGATGGTCGCGGCGGCGAGATGCGCGCGACCCGCACGCTGCCGGCGCTGCCGACCCGCGATGCGTTGCTCCCGATGATTGCCGTGATGGTCCGCGTGCGCGAAGAACGCATGTGCGTGGTAGACCTGCTCAAGAAACTCCCGAAGCGCTTTACTGTGAGCGACCGCCTCAAGGAATTTCCGACCGAAATCTCGAAGGCAAAACTTGCCGAAATCCGCGAACAGAAACTCGGTGCAAAACTCTTCGGTTCCTTGACAGCGAAACCCTCCAAGTTCAAGCCCAAGGACGGTTCAACTCCGAGGCCCTTCCATGGTGAAGTTGTCGCCATCGATGAGACGGATGGTTACCGCATGGAATTTGATTCCGGCGATATCGTGCACCTGCGCCCGAGCGGCAACGCTCCGGAATTCCGCTGCTACGTGGAAACCGAGGCCAAGGACCGCTCCGACGAACTGCTTGCGGGCTGCATGAAGGTTATGGAAGGCTGGCGCAAGTAA
- a CDS encoding glycoside hydrolase, which translates to MNFLSHSHVVPCVAAAVFATAFSSLAFAQTKVVVDPGKKYQVFEGWGTSLCWWAVKAGAWSEANRSKLIGAIADPDTGLGYTIFRYNIGGGDQPGHDHLTKGDGGGKVPGYKPTEKGDYDWTADPYQRTIALELAKRVKDPIFEAFSNSPPWWMTKSGCVSGSSDGSDNLKEDYFDDFADYLSEVALHFKTEWGLTFRTVEPFNEPSAGWWKSNGGQEGCGFKNNQSRMIVELGKALQKKGLFPETSVSAADETSIKQAHDQLGNYTAEALSYLGQVNTHSYSDGSYRKQLFNRAFGLNKRLWQSETGPLSKSGDEHIALWMANVIIQDLRDMHAEAWIDWQIGDPAENWRSLALNHSKQTFTPNARYYMHAAFSRYIRPGSRIIDSDNGNTLAALTPDGALVLIVRNSGSSDVKYEFDLGEFVKIGTSAKVVRFELPGSLTKQSDIAVSGKALSMTAKANTITTMVIDGAEGGACKPDSIIPYVKIHNNTGWDETTDVKLNKGDSLVIGPHPWEGGRWVWSGPNGFTSTSREIRFKNMDGTKSGYYKAVHTNASGCEGSVTFKVVVDDPAHPFVEPDTSEQDSTGDTSAVALRDFGMCPLGALWTNEPVQVFDVQGHYLGAMREEKVRSLNAGVYLLRAGKNVRKVRVE; encoded by the coding sequence ATGAATTTTCTTTCGCACAGTCATGTTGTTCCGTGCGTTGCTGCGGCTGTATTCGCGACGGCTTTTTCGTCGTTGGCCTTTGCACAAACTAAGGTCGTTGTCGACCCCGGCAAAAAATACCAGGTTTTCGAAGGCTGGGGCACGAGCCTCTGCTGGTGGGCCGTGAAGGCGGGCGCCTGGAGCGAGGCGAACCGCAGCAAGCTCATCGGTGCGATTGCCGACCCCGATACGGGACTGGGCTACACGATTTTCCGCTACAACATCGGCGGCGGCGACCAGCCGGGCCATGACCACCTCACGAAGGGTGACGGCGGCGGCAAGGTTCCGGGTTACAAGCCGACAGAAAAAGGCGATTACGACTGGACGGCCGACCCGTACCAGCGCACGATTGCATTGGAACTCGCCAAGCGCGTGAAGGACCCGATTTTCGAGGCATTCAGCAATTCGCCCCCGTGGTGGATGACCAAGAGCGGCTGTGTTTCGGGAAGTAGCGACGGCAGCGACAACCTCAAGGAAGACTACTTTGACGACTTCGCGGATTACCTCTCCGAAGTGGCGCTGCACTTCAAGACGGAATGGGGGCTCACGTTCCGCACGGTGGAACCTTTCAACGAGCCGAGCGCCGGCTGGTGGAAGTCGAACGGCGGGCAGGAAGGCTGCGGTTTCAAGAACAACCAGTCCAGGATGATTGTGGAACTCGGCAAGGCGCTCCAGAAGAAGGGGCTCTTCCCGGAGACGTCGGTGAGCGCTGCCGACGAGACGTCCATCAAGCAGGCGCACGACCAGCTGGGCAACTACACCGCGGAGGCGCTCTCTTACCTGGGTCAGGTGAACACGCACAGTTATTCCGACGGCAGCTACCGCAAGCAGCTTTTCAACCGCGCCTTCGGCCTGAACAAGCGCCTTTGGCAGTCCGAAACGGGCCCGCTCAGCAAGAGCGGCGACGAGCACATCGCGCTCTGGATGGCGAACGTGATTATCCAGGACCTGCGCGACATGCATGCGGAAGCGTGGATAGACTGGCAGATTGGCGACCCGGCCGAAAACTGGCGCAGCCTTGCGCTCAACCACAGCAAGCAGACCTTTACGCCGAACGCGCGCTACTACATGCACGCCGCATTCAGCCGCTACATCCGTCCGGGGTCCCGCATTATCGATAGCGATAACGGCAATACGCTTGCGGCACTCACGCCCGATGGCGCCCTGGTGCTTATCGTGCGCAACAGCGGCTCTAGCGACGTGAAGTATGAATTCGACCTGGGCGAGTTCGTGAAGATTGGCACGAGCGCGAAGGTGGTGCGGTTCGAACTGCCCGGCAGCTTGACCAAACAATCTGATATCGCGGTTTCGGGCAAGGCACTCTCGATGACAGCGAAGGCCAACACGATCACCACGATGGTGATTGACGGTGCCGAAGGTGGCGCCTGCAAGCCGGATTCCATCATCCCGTACGTGAAAATCCACAACAATACCGGCTGGGACGAGACGACTGACGTGAAGCTGAACAAGGGTGACTCGCTGGTGATTGGCCCGCACCCGTGGGAAGGCGGGCGCTGGGTGTGGAGCGGCCCGAACGGCTTTACTTCTACCAGCCGCGAAATCCGCTTCAAGAACATGGACGGCACCAAGAGCGGCTACTACAAGGCGGTGCATACGAACGCTTCGGGTTGCGAAGGCTCCGTGACCTTCAAGGTGGTGGTGGACGATCCGGCGCACCCGTTCGTGGAACCCGATACGAGCGAGCAGGATTCTACAGGCGATACGTCGGCGGTGGCATTGCGCGATTTTGGCATGTGCCCGCTGGGGGCGCTTTGGACCAACGAACCGGTGCAGGTCTTTGACGTGCAGGGTCATTACCTCGGTGCAATGCGCGAAGAAAAGGTACGTTCGCTGAATGCAGGCGTGTACTTGCTCCGCGCCGGGAAGAACGTGCGCAAGGTTCGCGTGGAATAG